Proteins from one Clupea harengus chromosome 17, Ch_v2.0.2, whole genome shotgun sequence genomic window:
- the LOC105894787 gene encoding coiled-coil-helix-coiled-coil-helix domain-containing protein 7, whose amino-acid sequence MPMNTNARKVRNQDGNPCIEESDGSQKCMDRNNYDKGMCTFYFQRYKECRKYWHNIMIQRRRDGVKPDMPTASEREDILAAIGGKPY is encoded by the exons ATGCCAATGAACACCAATGCCCGAAAAGTTCGCAACCAAGATGGCAATCCTTGCATCGAG GAGAGTGATGGTTCCCAGAAGTGCATGGACAGGAACAACTATGACAAGGGCATGTGCACCTTCTACTTCCAGAGATACAAGGAGTGCCGGAAGTACTGG CACAATATCATGATCCAGCGTCGGCGGGATGGTGTAAAGCCAGATATGCCAACAGCGTCGGAACGCGAAGACATCCTTGCTGCCATTGGCGGGAAACCCTACTGA
- the LOC105894785 gene encoding LOW QUALITY PROTEIN: zinc finger protein PLAG1 (The sequence of the model RefSeq protein was modified relative to this genomic sequence to represent the inferred CDS: inserted 4 bases in 4 codons; deleted 6 bases in 4 codons; substituted 1 base at 1 genomic stop codon) — protein MATVTPGDCPHATDRARVRRRRVEGKGRKNFPCQLCEKAFNSVEKLKVHSYSHTGERPYSCTHTDCTKAFVSKYKLLRXDGTHSPEIDHKCTYCEXMFHRKDHLRNHLHTHDPNKGGPFTCDECGKSYNTKAGLQAPFALHAAXQRDLTCQVCLQPYPNTALLLEHLRGHAGKSSSAAKEKRHQCEHCERRFYTRKDVRRHMVVHTGRKDXLCQYCAQRFGRKDHLTRHVKKSHAPELLLAVKAEPVELEPILSLLSGGLFWPLPPLSLRYPLGPPPTRLPPPLRAELETYLLELQAQPLPKISSAAAATSDTFGSSSLEFSQLFNFLPLNGPCYSQAAGSALGLSYQQRRGCLAPPISQDPTAEPVGPLHTLSSTYTPGLSTHAHTHSASLSTTTTLXRFHQAFQ, from the exons ATGGCCACAGTCACCCCTGGCGACTGCCCTCACGCCACAGACCGAGccagggtgaggaggaggagggtggagggcaAAGGGAGGAAGAACTTTCCATGCCAGCTGTGTGAGAAAGCCTTCAACAGCGTGGAGAAGCTCAAGGTGCACTCGTACTCACACACTGGCGAGAGACCGTACAGCTGCACTCACACCGACTGCACCAAGGCCTTTGTCTCCAAGTACAAACTCTTACGGTAGG ATGGCACACACTCGCCAGAGATAGACCACAAGTGCACTTACTGTG AGATGTTCCACCGCAAGGACCACCTG AGAAACCACCTACACACGCATGACCCCAACAAGGGAGGGCCCTTCACCTGCGACGAGTGTGGCAAGAGCTACAACACCAAAGCTGGGCTTCAAGCGCCATTTGCCCTGCATGCGG CACAGCGGGACTTGACCTGCCAGGTGTGCCTCCAGCCGTACCCCAACACTGCCCTGCTACTGGAGCACCTGCGCGGCCACGCCGGCAAGAGCTCCTCCGCTGCCAAGGAGAAGCGGCACCAGTGTGAGCACTGCGAGCGCCGCTTC TACACGCGCAAGGACGTGCGCCGCCACATGGTGGTGCACACGGGTCGCAAGG TCCTGTGCCAGTACTGCGCCCAGCGCTTCGGCCGCAAGGACCACCTGACACGCCACGTGAAGAAGAGCCACGCCCCCGAGCTGCTGCTG GCCGTCAAGGCCGAGCCGGTGGAGCTGGAGCCAATC TTGTCTCTCCTCAGCGGTGGTTTGTTTTGGCCCCTCCCCCCACTGTCGCTGCGCTACCCGTTGGGCCCGCCTCCTACTCGCCTTCCTCCGCCCCTGAGGGCGGAGCTAGAGACCTACCTGCTGGAGCTGCAGG CACAACCCTTGCCCAAGATCAGCAGCGCTGCCGCGGCGACCAGTGATACATTTGGCTCTTCCTCGCTGGAGTTCTCACAGCTCTTCAATTTCCTGCCTCTCAACGGCCCCTGCTACAGCCAGGCAGCTGGGTCAGCGCTTGGGCTCTCCTACCAGCAGAGGAGGGGCTGT CTGGCTCCACCCATCTCCCAGGATCCCACAGCGGAGCCTGTCggtcccctacacacactctcctctacTTACACCCCGGGTctcagcacacatgcacatacacactcggcCAGCCTTAGCACAACCACCACCC CTCGCTTCCACCAGGCTttccagtaa